ATATAATagcaaaattaaatgtgataacaaattgtcaattattaattttaatagcagaagcttgtatgcaaactacaacaacattaagaactttttggaacacatcaacgaacccttcaaagtgatcgctgtcacagaaacatggattgatgataaaaaaggaatagattttgatctggaaggatatgaactaaactacatcaacagaaccaacaaaaatggaggaggagtagctgtgtacgtgatgaagaacctgaactacaaagtggtaaaaaaacatgtaatttactatagataatatcttagaatgtataaccattgaaatatgtcaggaaaaaagcaaaaacattttcatcagttgtatatatagatcacctaaatcaagtatagaaacatttgaagaatggttCAAGGcaacttacatggacaatggtcaaaaaataattttcttatgcgatgactttaatattgacttattgaaccctaacaagcaaaggtctattgatgacttcattgatacaatgtacagcatcagtttatatcctaaaatcacaaagccaagcagaatcacaAGACACTGTGCCACACGCATTGATAATATTTTtcccaatgattttgataataacactgcaagtggtctacttatgaccgacgttagtgatcatctgccagtttttacaatatatgatggaaactacaagaagaacatggaagacaaaaggacatttcgaagactgtgcacagagaagaagatgattgctttcaaaattgagctacaaaagcaagattgggacaatgtgtacaatgaaaaagaGGTTgatccctgcaaaaaatgttctatagaatctctatagaaatatatagaacgctatagaatttcgtcggaatttctttagaactgaagattctatagaatatgtattcaaaattctatagaaattctatagacatcagcttcatgtgctggaaggtcttttcactgttctatagagctgggaattctatagaatatcctatagaaattctatagacattacattatctgatgaaaagtccatagattgttctatagaactgggcattctatagaatgtctaacagaaattctatagacattactttatctgctgaaaggtctatagattgttctatagaactgggcattctatagaatgtctaacagaaattctatagacattatcctttatctgctgaaagttctatagattgttccatggaataaaattctataaaatggcagcagcgctatcaccatagcattgattaatctcattaagttgattcaccagacttgagcttgttttttgaacaatgcaggatgtctccctcaattatgaaaatgttaattttgtatcattcaaaattgtgaggtgtcatttcaaggcggacacccagaacttcggcagactttatttttaaaagtatatttattccaataaatcaatttatttttatttttagagtttttgagttatctataagtaaaacgtgtgaatattttcgtaacttacttttttatgtgataaaattaattttattggacttccaacataaattgatttagcaaaactcagttcaaaggtttaaatcagacctaaaacgtcaggacccgcccacgtacctgcatgcagctgtggaagaacaagcccagacacgtttcttcacggagcccaataggaaaacactttaccgaactcatgtaagtaacaatttatattgttaaaagtcagtatttgccaggatttaaatgtatacattttcaaaagcatggttcaatgttatatttagtttactacttttcccgccgtaacattacaaccccccccccccccccaaacacgataaatagaactgctctcgttttgttataaaataacaaaactgttttaaggctgcaatcacaaccaaattcatgtatagttggtaataatcgcgttgtatcaatgtttctcatatccgacactaataagtgcgaatatgtttcaaatcaacttttttttttaattatttatttttccccttcgcgcttgccgtagttgcaaagcagatttcgcgggcagtttgagttggtgatggcggccacaacgtccatgttgacttcactcgctctttctaagctgcccaagtcacgtcggagttcattgacggtaactttgttggcttaaacatcacatttaggtttagggtcttctaggcgcgatgcgagacgtcacaagcgggctaacgttgagccaaacagcagcttcgaggcacgggcggaaatggtgagctagcaaaactagcctaatttattattattattattatcatccctccattgtttgtaacgtcaggcttgtgtgatcacacagagaaggagtttggcccccagtcaggtcgccaaacggaagcaaggggaggatgatcatcgagacgaaatatagtatattaaccacgagcggttctcgagagaagatgaatggagaaaattgggacagtgatgaagaagtccaagttccatggccactcaacaaagcaggaggaaggaagcagtcacaaaccaaacacgtggcaagaattctgagatttggtggtaattaataaacagttgaaaacttttcaattcaattcagtaaaaagtatacgttttaccagaagtacatataaatatagatatatttaatgtacttctgattttacaccttgaactttcgactttgtttatgtaaagttaaatttaattaatataattttttttcttccatgattgatagtaatttctcatcagtgcagccctggtatactgaatgtttcaatctgcaatgctgaggtgattgtcatgatagtacagacttaaccttgacaattttttaatatggctgtaagcctgtaaataagggaaagtaaggtgaaatttgtttctcgctgaggtgaatttctgaatcatcagaactgtaggtataccaaagtaatttagtgataacaatctgctgctgaaatgtatgactaactgtacagtttaatttagcttaatgtggcacatatttgtttttacacagaagacacacgtgaactgacgccatatttgaaagccgctcaggatggcaaggatgtaccccttactggtgatttggaatatggcagaggcaagagaaacaaacagccaaagtcttggtcatcagacagtgagagcaaggatgaaagtgttgaggagactctatctgacagacagcaggtacttttatttcagtggtgttgtcgcgatatgaccgaaatagtgttgaaagcgacgttaaacgttaattcactcactcactatttcagtggtgtttcaactgtgtgaggttttgtaggattcaatcccatacttttgaagtaccttgtcagtttttctttatcataaaagttaatcaaatcatgtttcattgtaggctttaaagttattgaatattttgattcaattcgaccaactcagacagaataatattcaagacaaattgaggtgttgacagactttctgcatgtactcgaaaatctatcatttctgcaaacatatttcttcacttcaatggcatataaaagaactgaacacgttttcttgttaatcttgatttttcagaagaaaaagaggaaagtaagccgtacagctgtgggatatgatgctcgggcacaattgaaggcccaacttgctgctgtgagtacatgaatagaatagaataggattttattggttaccgtattttccgcactataaggcgcacctaaaaaccacaatttttctcaaaagctgacagtgcgccttataacccggtgcgctttattacgattcattttcataaagtttcgatctcgcaacttcggtaaacagccgccatcttttttcccggtagaacaggaagcgcttcttcttctacgcaagcaaccgccaaggaaagcacccgcccccatagaacaggaagcgcttcttcttctactgtaagcaaccacccgcccccggaagaagaagaaaaaacgcgcggatatcaccgtacgtttcatttcctgtttacatctgtaaagaccacaaaatggctcctactaagcgacaaggatcccgttcatgaaaagacgcaatctctccatccgcacacggattactaccgtatttcacagcaactgatattcctgtgaaccgcactgtggaacgggagcacgtacggtgaatattcgcaccacagggaatgagaagtcatccttcactgtggttctagcttgccatgctaacttccacccatggtgatattcaaaaggaagaccttgccaaaagagacctttccagccggcgtcatcataaaagctaactcgaagggatggatggatgaagaaaagatgagcgagtggttaagggaagtttacgcgaagaggccgggtggcttttttcacacagctccgaaggcgaacacaccttcactaagacgggcagacagcgccggacgacatacgccaacatttgccagtggatcgtaaatgcctgggcagatatttcggtcacaactgtggtccgagctttccggaaggcaggattcacagaactgctgcacaacaacagcgacactgaatccgatgacttcgacgagacggagccggccatttttggatcccacgcttgcgcaacttttcaattcggacaccgaagacgaagaattcgaaggatttacgaatgaagaataacttcagaaggtgagcgctatgtttattttgtgtgttgtgacattaacgttcgagcaacattatgttgctattgctctacaccattttgaattttactatgtttgtgattgcacatttgcgtacattttgggacagagttgttagaacgctggttttcaatatattattaaagtttgactgaactatctgactgtttttttgacattccctttagcgcagcgtaggcgcggcttataatccggggcggcttattggtggacaaagttatgaaatatgtaattcattgaaggtgcggctaataatccggtgcgccttatagtgcggaaaatacggtaatcaaagcaccctctcgaggcaaacaatcacaagtgcctagcattcatttgaaatcgaggacgtaaaaattgcatccctggcaactggtttaaaacacaagtttatacttttacttatatgaaaataacactacaaatacctgatgaacagtgcctactgtgtgaatggcttactgctacatgtacatgtagcatattcaaattaatgtgcctacaaggttgcttatacatgtaaaacttatatggtgctgtcagggccgtatccaggacaaattgcttccggaaaacatatgagcgcccaaattaatcataatacaaattatttcatttgatttactattttgacattttcagctgggaagaacttcaccgaaagatacatgtacagaaatggaatccctgaagaaggaagtcctccagttgagagaggaaaacaaatcccttcgagatgcattgagggttgttgaaggtaggttttcttattctagaagtatgttattgtaattatcataggttgatggaaaatatgcttacatgtcgatgtatgaaataactttcttattactgtattttcatctaactttggcctacgggtattgtcgtcatgtacggctgtccatccgtcaccgcaatatttacagaatcgtttcatgtacggaaaccaaacttgttacatctatttatcttagtgtaacaagaagcctatcgaaaatgagtcgtctcggacaatattttccagagttatgccccttttttccaataaaaatccatttatgatCTGGGATCATTtcagaactgttgcatatacaacatcctaagttgtgatgt
This sequence is a window from Nerophis lumbriciformis linkage group LG23, RoL_Nlum_v2.1, whole genome shotgun sequence. Protein-coding genes within it:
- the LOC133622579 gene encoding uncharacterized protein, with amino-acid sequence MIIETKYSILTTSGSREKMNGENWDSDEEVQVPWPLNKAGGRKQSQTKHVARILRFGEDTRELTPYLKAAQDGKDVPLTGDLEYGRGKRNKQPKSWSSDSESKDESVEETLSDRQQKKKRKVSRTAVGYDARAQLKAQLAALGRTSPKDTCTEMESLKKEVLQLREENKSLRDALRVVEGLPGLLMKMDDLSRQATILSARRPAVALPERSWPTAA